The sequence GCACTTCATGTACGAGCCCGTGTACGGGTTGCTGGAATCCAGGAACGAGGTCGAGGTGGTGGTACCCAGCGCCCCGATGAAGCGCCGCGAATAGTTGCCGTTGATCGAGTTGTAGTTGATCAGGCTCACCGTGTACGAGGTCGCGCCGGCCGGCGCGGTCCAGCCGATCAGCGGATAGCCGCCGGAGTTGGTCACCGACAGCCCGGTGGGAGCCGCCAGCGTGAAGTGCGGCGCCTGGGGGGCGGCGCCGCTGGCCGGAGTCGCGGTCGGCGTGTTGTCGCAGCCGGCCGCCGCGAACAGCGCCAGGAGCGCCGCGCAGCGCAGGGTGGAGCGATGCATCCTACCTCCTTCCACGGGGAATCGCGCGGAACTGCTTCTCAGGGCCAAATAAGAGCGGCAGGCAGTCTCCGCGCGGACGCAGGAGATCGCACACCCTCGACTCCATTGAAGCTCTTCCGAAGGGACGAGCGAATCTAATCCAAACGTTTAATGTCTGCAATTGGAAATATCGTCCATCTCCAGCTACTGGAGAAATGCCTCACGCGGAGCCGCGGAGACGCGGAGAACGTATGCCAGGTCCGGGTGCGGCATTGGCGCGTCCGACCGAATCTCCGTGCTGACGGTGACGTCGGCGTGGCATCGGTCCAGGTGCATCAACCGAATTCCCCGGTTCCGCGATCAGTTCTCCGCGTCTCCGCGGCTCCGCGTGAGGCAAAAAGAGAGCGTCCCCCGCGCCGAACTGCGGGGGACGCCCGGAAATCACGATCTCCAGCGAATCACGGACGATACGCGCGCGAGTCGTCGATGTGGCGGTAGCGGTCGCGCAGCTGCGTCTCGCGGCTGACCAGCGGCACCTCGCGGCCGCGGATGAACACGTGCTCGACGCGCGTCAGCAGCTCCAGCGGGTCGCCGTCCCACACCACCACGTCGGCCACCTTCCCCACCTCCAGCGACCCGTAGCCGTCGGCCAGCCCCCAGATCTGCGCGGGGTAGAGGGTGACCGCGCGGAACGCCTCGTCCCACGGCAGCCCGTAGGCCACGGCGTTCCCCGCCTCCTGGCGCAGGGTGTAGGCCTTGAAGGTCTCGCCGCTGGTGATGGCCACCTGCACCCCCGCCTGCCGCAGCCGTGCCGCGTTCTCGTACGTCGCGCCGAGCGACTCGAAGCTGCCGGGGAGGTTGTTCAGCACCTTCACGATCACCGGCACCCGCGCGGCGGCCAGGTCGCCCGCCACCATCCACGCCTCGGTGCCGCCGGAGATGATCAGCCGCAGGCCGTACTCGCGCGCGATGCGGATGGCGGCCTGGATGTCGCTGGCGCGGTGCGCCTCCACCACCAGCGGCTGGCGCCCGGCCAGCACCGGCTGCAGCGCCGCCAGGTCCAGCCGGCTGACCGAGAAGTCGCGCGTTTCGCCGCGCTCGAAGGCCTGGCGGCTGGTGTTCCAGGCGCGCGCGTCCTCCAGCACCTCGCGCAGCCGCATGGTCAGCCCGCCGCGCGCGCCGTTCCCCGCGTCGCGCGCGTTCTCGGAGATGCTGGCCCACATCCCCGCCG comes from Longimicrobium sp. and encodes:
- a CDS encoding amidohydrolase family protein; amino-acid sequence: MRTGTIAAALLLAAAPAAAQTIAIEGGTVYTAVGAPIRGGTVLIRDGRIAAVGASVPVPAGALRVDARGKWVTPGLIESSTNLGLVEVEQVQETNDFRIREAQGGDQVAAAFNVSDGINPRSMVIPVTRIAGVTTVITRPSGGLIAGQGIAIDLLGNRVEDMTIRSPAGMWASISENARDAGNGARGGLTMRLREVLEDARAWNTSRQAFERGETRDFSVSRLDLAALQPVLAGRQPLVVEAHRASDIQAAIRIAREYGLRLIISGGTEAWMVAGDLAAARVPVIVKVLNNLPGSFESLGATYENAARLRQAGVQVAITSGETFKAYTLRQEAGNAVAYGLPWDEAFRAVTLYPAQIWGLADGYGSLEVGKVADVVVWDGDPLELLTRVEHVFIRGREVPLVSRETQLRDRYRHIDDSRAYRP